A segment of the Streptomyces sp. L2 genome:
ACGTGCACGCCTTCGAGGTGCCCACCGACGGCCCCGACGGCAAGGAGCAGGACGGCACCCTGGAGTGGGACTCCACGACCGCCGTCCTGGTCCGGGTGCACGCCGGCGGCAGAACCGGACTCGGCTACACCTACGGGGACGTGTCGGTCGCCTCGTTCGTGACCTCGAAACTGGCCCCCCTGCTGCACGGCGAGGACGTCACCGCGCCGGCCGCCCTCTCGGAGCTGATGGCGCGGCAGATCCGCAACGCCGGCCGCCCCGGCGTCGGCGCGATGGCCGTCTCCGCCGTGGACGTCGCCCTGTGGGACCTCAAGGCACGGCTGCTGGACCTGCCGCTGACCCACGTCCTGCCCTCCTACCACGACCGGGTCCCGGTCTACGGCAGCGGCGGCTTCACCAACTACCCCCTGGACCGTCTCGCCGACCAGCTGACCGGCTGGGCGGAACAGGGCATCCCGCGCGTCAAGCTCAAGACCTCCCGCGAGCCCGGACAGGACCCCGAACGGCTCGCCGCGGTGCGCAAGGCGGTCGGCGACGGCACCGAGCTGTTCACCGACGCCAACGGCGCGCTCAGCCGCAAGGAGGCGCTGTACTGGGCGCGCAGGTTCCACGAGGAGTGGGACGTCCGCTGGTTCGAGGAACCCGTCAGCTCCGCCGACGTCACCGGGCTGCGGATGCTGTGCGAGGCCGGACCCGGACGGCTGGAGATCGCCGCGGGGGAGTACGCCTACACCCTCCAGGACTTCACCAACCTGGTGGAAGGCCGCTGCGTGGACTGCCTCCAGGCCGACGTGACGCGCTGCGGCGGCATCACCGGCGTCCTCCGGGCGGCGGGCCTCGCCGACGCCCATCACCTCGACCTGTCCGCCCACTGCGCCCCGGCCGTCTCCGCGCACGCCTTCTGCGCCGTGCGCCGGCTGCGGCACCTGGAGTACTTCCACGACCACGTCCGGGTCGAGCGCCTGCTGTTCGACGGCACCCTGTCACCCGACGGCGGCGCCCTGCGCCCCGACCCCGGCCGCCCCGGGCTCGGCCTCGACGTCAAATGGTCCGACGCCGAGCCCTACCGCGTCCACGGCACACGACCGGCCTGACCGCCCGCAGGGCCCGACCGGCCGCTCGACCGAGGAGAGTGCAGTCACCGATGGCCGAGGCGAGCCGCCGGACCACCCGCGAGGTGCCGGCCCAGACCGACCCGCAGCTCCCCGGCGCACCCCGCGCCCGGCAGACCCTGGACGTCGGCAAGCTGGAACCCGCCCCTGCGCAAGGCCGTCGACGGCGAGGTCCGCTTCGACACCGCCACCCTCGGCCTGTACGCCCAGGACGCCTCCAACTTCCGGCAGGTCCCGGTCGGTGTCGTCGTCCCCCGCGCCCTGGACGACGTCGTCGCCGTACACCGGATCTGCCACCGCTTCGGGGCGCCGATCCTCAACCGCGGCGGCGGCACCAGCCTGTCCGGGGAGACCGTCAACGAGGCGGTCGTCATCGACCACTCCAAGTACCTCACCGCCATCGGCGAGATCGCCGCGCAGAACGCCCTCGTGACCTGCGAGCCCGGCGTCATCAACGAGGAACTCAACAAGCACACCGGAAAGTACGGCCTCGTCTTCGGACCCGACCCCTCCTCGCACTCCCGCTGCGTCATCGGCGGCAACATCGGCAACAACTCCTGCGGCATCCACTCCATCCAGTCGCAGCTGTACGGCCCCGGCCCGCGCACCAGCGACAACGTCCACGCCCTGGAGATCGTCACCTACGACGGCGCCCGCCTCCGGGTCGGCGTGAACGAGGAGGAGCAGCTCGGCGACATCATCGCCGCCGGCGGCAGGAAGGGCGAGATCTACGCCGCCCTGCGCGACCTGCGGGACACGTACGCCGACGCGATCCGGGCCGGCTTCCGCTCCGTGGAGGAGGTGCCGCGCCGGGTCTCCGGCTACAACCTCGACGAACTCCTGCCCGAGCGCGGCTTCAACGTGGCCCGCGCCCTCGTCGGCACCGAGAGCACCAGCGCCACCGCCCTCCAGGCCGTCCTCATGCTCACCCCGGCCCTGCTGCAGCGCACGACGGTCGTCGTCGAGTACGACGACCTCGCCGAGGCCTCCACCCACTGCACCGAGATCATCGAACGGTTCCGGCCGATCGGCCTGGAGGGCCTGGACGACCAGCTCATCCGCGACCAGCAGCTGCAGAACTTGAACGCCGAGGACATCCAGGAACTCCCGCACCCCGAGGGCGGCGCCTGGCTCGTGGTCCAGTTCGGCGCCGACACCACCGAGGAGTCCGTCGCCCAGGCCGACCGCTTCCGCGCCTGGCTGACCAGCGAACGGGGCTACGACCCCGACCGCATCCGCCTCGCCAAGAGCACGCAGGAGGGCGGCACCAGCGAACACCTGTGGGCCATCCGCGAGAGCGGCCTCGGCTCCACCGCGTTCCCGCCCGGCGGCAAGGACCACTGGCCCGGCTGGGAGGACTCCGCCGTACCGCCCGACCGGATCGGCGAGTACGTCCGGGAACTGCGCAAGGTGATGGAGCGGCACGGCATCGACGGCGCCATGTACGGGCACTTCGGGCAGGGCTGCGTCCACTGCCGGCTCAGCTTCGACTGCGCACCGCCGACGGGCTCGCCACCTACCGGGCGTTCATGGAGGAGGCCGGCGACCTCGTCACCTCCATGGGCGGCTCGGTCTCCGGCGAGCACGGCGACGGACAGCAGCGCGCCGAACTGCTGGAGAAGCAGTACGGCCCCGAACTCCTCCAGGCCATGCGCGAGTTCAAGGCCGTCTGGGACCCGCAGTGGAAGATGAACCCCGGCAAGGTCGTCGACCCGTACCGCATGGACGAGAACCTGAAGCTGGGTACCGACTACAACCCGCCCCGGGAACCGCTGAAGTTCGCCTACCCCGACGACGGCGGCGACTTCGCGCACGCCACGCTGCGCTGCGTCGGCATCGGCAAGTGCCGCGTCCCGCAGGCCGAGAACACCATGTGCCCCAGCTTCCAGGTGACCCGCGAGGAGAAGCACACCACGCGCGGCCGGGCCCGGCTGCTGTACGAGATGCTGTAGGGCGACGTCATCACCGACGGCTGGCAGTCCGAGGAGGTCAAGGACGCCCTCGACCTGTGCCTCGCCTGCAAGGGCTGCACCAGCGACTGCCCGGTCAACGTCGACATGCCGACGTACAAGGCCGAGTTCCTGTACCACCACTTCCAGTCGCCGAGCCGCACGCGCCCCCGGCACGCCTACGCGTCCGGCTTCATCGACCAGGACGCCCGGCTCGCCTCGCGCGTGCCCGCGCTGGCCAACCTCGCCACCCACACACCCGGCCTGGCGCGCCTGGCCAAGCTGGCCGCCGGCATCGACCGCCGCCGCCCGCTGCCCCGCTTCGCGCCCATGACCCTCCAGGAGTGGTTCGCCCGGCGCGGCGGCACCACGAACCCCACCGGCCGGCCGGTCGTCCTCTTCCCCGACACCTTCGACAACTACTTCCACACCCAGGTCGGCGTGGCCTGCGTCGAGGCGATCGAGGCGGCCGGCTGGCGGGTGATCATGCCCGAGCAGCACGTCTGCTGCGGCCGGCCGCTGTACGACTACGGCTTCCTGGACCAGGCCGAGCAGTACCTGCACCGGGTGATCGACACCCTGCGCCCCCACCTGCGGGCCGGCACCCCGGTCGTCGGGATGGAACCGAGCTGCCTCGCCGTCTTCAAGGACGAGCTGACCAAGCTGCTGCCGCACGACGACGACGCCCTGCGGCTGAGCGGGAACTCCTACCACTTCGCCGAGTTCTTCCAGACCTTCGGCATCGAGCCGCCCGCCCTGCGGGGCAAGGCCCTGCTGTGGGGCCACTGCCACCAGCGGGCCACCGGCGG
Coding sequences within it:
- a CDS encoding enolase C-terminal domain-like protein, coding for MAAGPAPAACPIDAVDVHAFEVPTDGPDGKEQDGTLEWDSTTAVLVRVHAGGRTGLGYTYGDVSVASFVTSKLAPLLHGEDVTAPAALSELMARQIRNAGRPGVGAMAVSAVDVALWDLKARLLDLPLTHVLPSYHDRVPVYGSGGFTNYPLDRLADQLTGWAEQGIPRVKLKTSREPGQDPERLAAVRKAVGDGTELFTDANGALSRKEALYWARRFHEEWDVRWFEEPVSSADVTGLRMLCEAGPGRLEIAAGEYAYTLQDFTNLVEGRCVDCLQADVTRCGGITGVLRAAGLADAHHLDLSAHCAPAVSAHAFCAVRRLRHLEYFHDHVRVERLLFDGTLSPDGGALRPDPGRPGLGLDVKWSDAEPYRVHGTRPA
- a CDS encoding heterodisulfide reductase-related iron-sulfur binding cluster, producing the protein MPTYKAEFLYHHFQSPSRTRPRHAYASGFIDQDARLASRVPALANLATHTPGLARLAKLAAGIDRRRPLPRFAPMTLQEWFARRGGTTNPTGRPVVLFPDTFDNYFHTQVGVACVEAIEAAGWRVIMPEQHVCCGRPLYDYGFLDQAEQYLHRVIDTLRPHLRAGTPVVGMEPSCLAVFKDELTKLLPHDDDALRLSGNSYHFAEFFQTFGIEPPALRGKALLWGHCHQRATGGMDADQDLLEKMGLEVDNLKGGCCGLAGSWGFESGKYDISLDCGEQALLPAVRDAGQDCVVVADGFSCKTQTEDAGTGRRALHLAEVMKLAREEGREAVSRRPERATAARPKPLLGRRVLRTSAAVAVAVGTAVAASAVRAARR